A window of Pirellula sp. SH-Sr6A contains these coding sequences:
- a CDS encoding SpoIIE family protein phosphatase, with protein MPYLDAVTGPAMGRRYNLDANQYVLGRHPDCDIVLESGSVSRQHAKLIRSGVGYALEDLKSRNGTFVNGRLIGDTTQLVEGDSIRICDIELTFHEDGQASELSVGGTESSALGIMMVDDGEEAPSSRSVTAKLDVRGSHFGVQINASPEAKLSAVLEIMKNLGKAVSLDEVLPKVLDSLFNIFIQADRGFIILKDDQGQLTPRWVKTRRPDQEEMVRVSRTVLREVMQKREAVISLDAGSDSRFEMSQSIADFRIRSMIVAPLLNSEGEPLGAIQIDTIQQKGGFENKDLEILVGVANQAGIAIENAQLHEQVVAQKLVEQDLELARQVQLAFLPRHSPEIPGYSFYQFYNPANQIGGDYFDYIELSNQRLAVVMADVVGHGVAAAMFMAKLSAETRFAFATIDDPRRAVATLNDRITALEAERFITMTAVVLDYAAHKATIVIAGHMPPILLTSKKEIQEPGESVGGPPLGIIPGLEFESAEIELQPGESLTLYTDGIFEAPNAAGVQYSIDRVRQQVRQNGGSIAATGNEIVSHVKKHIIGCDQEDDMCLVILGRDRPATA; from the coding sequence ATGCCTTATTTGGATGCAGTCACCGGTCCGGCGATGGGCCGCCGATACAATCTCGATGCAAATCAATACGTACTCGGTCGGCATCCTGACTGCGATATCGTCTTGGAGAGCGGCTCGGTTTCCCGGCAGCACGCGAAACTGATTCGCTCCGGAGTCGGTTATGCCCTCGAGGACTTGAAGAGTCGGAACGGCACCTTCGTAAACGGTCGATTGATCGGCGACACCACCCAGTTGGTCGAAGGGGATTCGATCCGCATTTGCGACATCGAGCTCACCTTTCATGAGGACGGCCAAGCCTCCGAGCTGTCCGTTGGGGGTACGGAAAGTTCGGCGTTGGGAATCATGATGGTGGACGATGGCGAGGAGGCTCCTTCGAGCCGTTCGGTCACGGCCAAACTCGACGTTCGCGGCAGTCATTTCGGTGTTCAGATCAACGCATCACCCGAGGCCAAATTATCGGCTGTTTTGGAGATCATGAAGAATTTGGGCAAGGCGGTCTCGCTCGACGAGGTGTTGCCCAAGGTGCTTGATTCCCTCTTCAATATCTTCATCCAAGCGGACCGCGGATTCATCATCTTGAAGGATGACCAGGGCCAACTGACCCCTCGATGGGTGAAAACACGGCGCCCTGATCAAGAAGAGATGGTCCGCGTCTCCCGCACGGTCCTTCGCGAAGTAATGCAAAAGCGCGAGGCGGTGATCTCGCTCGATGCGGGCTCCGATTCTCGATTCGAAATGAGCCAGAGCATTGCCGATTTTCGGATCCGTTCGATGATCGTCGCCCCCCTTTTGAATAGCGAGGGGGAACCTCTCGGGGCCATCCAGATCGACACCATCCAACAAAAGGGTGGGTTCGAAAACAAGGACCTTGAGATTTTGGTCGGGGTCGCCAATCAAGCGGGAATCGCAATCGAGAATGCGCAACTGCACGAACAAGTCGTTGCACAGAAGTTGGTTGAGCAGGATTTGGAGTTGGCGAGGCAGGTTCAGTTGGCTTTCTTGCCGAGGCATTCGCCGGAGATACCAGGATATTCCTTTTATCAGTTCTACAATCCTGCCAATCAGATAGGTGGGGACTACTTCGATTACATCGAGCTCTCCAATCAGCGATTGGCAGTGGTCATGGCAGACGTGGTAGGGCATGGAGTGGCTGCGGCGATGTTCATGGCCAAGTTATCGGCGGAGACCCGGTTTGCTTTCGCCACCATCGACGATCCTCGGCGGGCGGTCGCGACGCTGAACGATCGCATCACGGCGTTGGAAGCCGAGCGATTCATCACCATGACTGCGGTCGTGTTGGATTATGCGGCCCACAAAGCGACCATTGTGATCGCGGGTCATATGCCTCCAATTTTGCTGACCAGCAAGAAGGAAATTCAGGAACCGGGCGAGAGCGTGGGTGGTCCACCCTTGGGAATTATTCCAGGCTTGGAATTTGAATCGGCAGAGATCGAGCTTCAGCCGGGCGAGTCGCTCACATTGTACACCGACGGGATATTCGAGGCCCCCAATGCAGCGGGTGTTCAATATTCGATCGATCGGGTACGGCAACAAGTTCGGCAGAACGGGGGCAGCATTGCCGCGACGGGGAACGAGATCGTTTCGCACGTTAAGAAGCACATCATAGGGTGCGACCAAGAAGACGACATGTGCCTCGTCATCCTCGGCCGCGACCGTCCCGCAACAGCCTAG